In one window of Kitasatospora sp. MMS16-BH015 DNA:
- a CDS encoding peptide MFS transporter — protein sequence MASTLDVGLTKPAAPAGKTFLGHPRGLSTLFMTEMWERFSYYGMRALLVLYMTAATTDGGLGMKMAVATAIYSVYTAMVYLLALPGGWIADRFLGARKTVALGGFIIMAGHFMLAVPAKASFFAGLAVIAIGSGLLKANISTMVGHLYDGPNDPRRDGGFTIFYMGINLGAFAAPLVIGTIGQKVNWHLGFALAGLGMALGLLQYLLGSRHLSQTSEVVTSPMPAEEKRTVLRKFALWLGLAVVLYAALALTGNFSIGWAIWPLSLAGIAVPVFVFARIKRDKDLDAEDHSKLSGYIWFFVAAAVFWMIYDQSGSTLSVFADKNTAGALFGFDFPSSWFQSLNPLYIMALAPVFAWFWVALSRRGKNPSTTMKFAIGLLMVGGSFLVMMLAMAAASGGTKVTPLWLAMVYLIQTVGELTLSPVGLSVTTKLAPAKYASQMMGVWFLAVTAGDCVAALIQLVLKDQTGSTWYFAMQGVMAIIAGIALAMYRKKVVKLMGNVH from the coding sequence ATGGCAAGCACCCTGGACGTCGGCCTCACCAAGCCGGCCGCCCCTGCCGGGAAGACCTTCCTCGGTCACCCCCGTGGTCTTTCCACCCTCTTCATGACGGAGATGTGGGAGCGCTTCAGCTACTACGGCATGCGTGCCCTGCTGGTGCTCTACATGACGGCCGCGACCACCGACGGCGGTCTCGGGATGAAGATGGCGGTCGCCACCGCGATCTACAGCGTCTACACCGCCATGGTCTACCTGCTCGCCCTGCCCGGCGGCTGGATCGCCGACCGCTTCCTGGGCGCCCGCAAGACCGTCGCGCTCGGCGGCTTCATCATCATGGCCGGCCACTTCATGCTGGCCGTGCCCGCGAAGGCCTCGTTCTTCGCCGGGCTCGCGGTGATCGCCATCGGCTCGGGCCTGCTGAAGGCCAACATCTCGACGATGGTCGGCCACCTCTACGACGGGCCGAACGACCCGCGCCGGGACGGCGGCTTCACCATCTTCTACATGGGGATCAACCTCGGTGCCTTCGCCGCGCCGCTGGTGATCGGCACCATCGGCCAGAAGGTCAACTGGCACCTGGGCTTCGCGCTGGCCGGTCTCGGCATGGCGCTCGGCCTGCTCCAGTACCTGCTGGGCAGCCGCCACCTGAGCCAGACCAGCGAGGTCGTCACCTCGCCGATGCCGGCCGAGGAGAAGCGCACCGTCCTGCGCAAGTTCGCGCTCTGGCTGGGCCTGGCCGTGGTCCTCTACGCCGCCCTCGCGCTGACCGGCAACTTCAGCATCGGCTGGGCGATCTGGCCGCTGTCGCTCGCGGGCATCGCGGTGCCGGTGTTCGTCTTCGCCCGGATCAAGCGGGACAAGGACCTCGACGCCGAGGACCACTCCAAGCTGAGCGGGTACATCTGGTTCTTCGTGGCCGCCGCCGTGTTCTGGATGATCTACGACCAGTCCGGCTCCACGCTGAGCGTCTTCGCGGACAAGAACACCGCCGGCGCGCTGTTCGGCTTCGACTTCCCGTCGAGCTGGTTCCAGTCGCTCAACCCGCTCTACATCATGGCGCTGGCCCCGGTCTTCGCCTGGTTCTGGGTCGCGCTCTCCCGTCGGGGCAAGAACCCGAGCACCACGATGAAGTTCGCCATCGGCCTGCTGATGGTCGGCGGCTCCTTCCTCGTCATGATGCTCGCGATGGCCGCCGCCTCCGGCGGCACCAAGGTCACCCCGCTCTGGCTGGCCATGGTCTACCTGATCCAGACCGTCGGCGAGCTGACCCTCTCCCCCGTCGGCCTCTCCGTCACCACCAAGCTGGCCCCCGCCAAGTACGCCAGCCAGATGATGGGCGTCTGGTTCCTCGCCGTCACGGCCGGCGACTGCGTCGCGGCCCTCATCCAGCTGGTCCTCAAGGACCAGACCGGCTCCACCTGGTACTTCGCCATGCAGGGCGTCATGGCGATCATCGCCGGCATCGCCCTGGCGATGTACCGCAAGAAGGTCGTCAAGCTCATGGGCAACGTCCACTGA
- the hutI gene encoding imidazolonepropionase, translating to MSLLITDIGSLVTNDPALGSGPLGLLTDAAVVVEGSTVSWVGPAAAAPAADTVFDAAGRALLPGFVDSHAHLVFAGDRTAEFNARMSGQAYTAGGIRTTVAATRAASDAQLEAGLTRFIREALRQGTTTIECKSGYGLTVEDEARALRIAAAHTPETTYLGAHVVAPEYAEDPAGYVDLVTGEMLDVCAPHARWVDVFCEKGAFDGDQARAILTAGAARGLTPRVHANQLSYGPGVQLAVELGAASADHCTHLTDEDVSALASSSTVATLLPGAEFSTRAPYPDARRLLDAGATVALSTDCNPGSSFTSSMAFCIAVAVREMGMTPDEALLAATLGGAQALRRTDVGRITPGARADLLLLDAPSHVHLAYRPGVPLTAAVWRAGVQEL from the coding sequence GTGAGCCTCCTCATCACCGACATCGGCAGCCTCGTCACCAACGACCCCGCGCTCGGCAGCGGCCCGCTCGGCCTGCTGACGGACGCCGCCGTGGTGGTCGAGGGCTCCACCGTCTCCTGGGTCGGCCCGGCCGCCGCCGCGCCCGCCGCCGACACCGTCTTCGACGCGGCCGGCCGCGCGCTGCTCCCCGGCTTCGTCGACTCGCACGCCCACCTGGTCTTCGCGGGCGACCGCACCGCCGAGTTCAACGCCCGGATGTCCGGCCAGGCCTACACCGCGGGCGGCATCCGCACCACGGTGGCCGCCACCCGGGCCGCTTCGGACGCCCAGCTGGAGGCGGGGCTCACCCGGTTCATCCGCGAGGCGCTGCGCCAGGGCACCACCACCATCGAGTGCAAGTCCGGCTACGGGCTCACCGTCGAGGACGAGGCCCGCGCCCTGCGGATCGCCGCCGCCCACACACCCGAGACCACCTACCTCGGCGCCCATGTCGTCGCGCCCGAGTACGCGGAGGACCCGGCCGGGTACGTGGACCTGGTCACCGGCGAGATGCTGGACGTCTGCGCGCCGCACGCCCGCTGGGTGGACGTCTTCTGCGAGAAGGGCGCCTTCGACGGCGACCAGGCCCGGGCCATCCTCACCGCCGGCGCCGCCCGAGGCCTCACCCCCCGCGTGCACGCCAACCAGCTCTCGTACGGCCCTGGCGTGCAGCTCGCCGTCGAACTCGGCGCCGCCTCGGCCGACCACTGCACCCACCTGACGGACGAGGACGTCTCCGCGCTGGCTTCCTCGTCCACCGTCGCGACGCTGCTCCCCGGCGCGGAGTTCTCCACCCGCGCCCCCTACCCGGACGCGCGCCGCCTCCTCGACGCGGGTGCCACCGTCGCCCTCTCCACCGACTGCAACCCCGGCTCCAGCTTCACCAGCTCGATGGCCTTCTGCATCGCCGTCGCCGTCCGCGAGATGGGCATGACCCCCGACGAGGCCCTCCTCGCCGCCACCCTCGGCGGCGCCCAGGCCCTCCGCCGCACCGACGTCGGCCGCATCACCCCCGGCGCCCGCGCCGACCTCCTCCTCCTCGACGCCCCCTCCCACGTCCACCTCGCCTACCGCCCGGGTGTGCCGTTGACGGCCGCCGTGTGGCGGGCAGGCGTCCAGGAGCTCTGA
- a CDS encoding peptide MFS transporter, whose protein sequence is MASSEAELRRERAAEPEGPTFFGHPRGLATLFMTELWERFSFYGMRSLLVLFLAVPVSEGGIGLDPVTAASVYSVYNSMIYMLAIPGGWIADRVWGARRAVLVGGLVIMGGHFALAVPLSAAFWLGLALISLGTGLLKPNVSAIVGQLYHEDDPRRDGGFTVFYMAINLGSFFAPLVIGTVGQKVSWHLGFSLAGIGMGLGLLQYVLGRRHLGAAGLTPGRPAPEAERRRVLRLSALWGAAAVALFALDAALGRFSVHQVVNVLGVVGVALPVWYFTRLRRDRELAEVERTRLSAFMWFFIASAVFWMIYDQSGSTLSQFANTKTDRTVFGFSFPSSWFNSVNPLFIILLAPLFAWAWQWLTLRGRNPSTPVKFATALLLIGASFGLMGLASLAASGGTLVSPFWLVGVYFVQTVAELCLSPVGLSLTTKLAPAKYVSQMLGLWFLATATGDAVAGWTTQLQKAVSADAYFYLQGGLAALCGVAFYLAAGRIRRLMGSVN, encoded by the coding sequence GTGGCGAGCAGCGAGGCGGAGCTCCGGCGGGAGCGGGCGGCGGAGCCCGAGGGGCCGACCTTCTTCGGTCATCCGCGCGGGTTGGCGACCCTCTTCATGACCGAGTTGTGGGAGCGGTTCAGCTTCTACGGGATGCGGTCGCTGCTGGTGCTCTTCCTGGCGGTGCCTGTCTCCGAGGGCGGGATCGGGCTCGATCCGGTGACGGCCGCCTCGGTGTACAGCGTCTACAACTCGATGATCTACATGCTGGCCATCCCCGGCGGCTGGATCGCCGACCGGGTCTGGGGCGCCCGCCGGGCGGTGCTGGTCGGCGGGCTGGTCATCATGGGCGGCCACTTCGCGCTCGCGGTGCCGCTGAGCGCCGCCTTCTGGCTGGGTCTGGCGCTGATCTCGCTGGGCACCGGCCTGCTCAAGCCGAACGTCTCGGCCATCGTCGGCCAGCTCTACCACGAGGACGACCCCCGGCGGGACGGCGGCTTCACCGTCTTCTACATGGCGATCAACCTGGGCTCCTTCTTCGCCCCGCTGGTGATCGGCACCGTGGGCCAGAAGGTCAGCTGGCACCTGGGCTTCTCGCTGGCCGGCATCGGGATGGGCCTCGGCCTGCTCCAGTACGTGCTGGGGCGGCGCCACCTCGGGGCGGCGGGTCTGACGCCCGGGCGGCCGGCGCCCGAGGCGGAGCGGCGGCGGGTGCTGCGGCTCTCCGCGCTCTGGGGCGCGGCGGCGGTGGCCCTCTTCGCGCTGGACGCGGCGCTCGGCCGGTTCTCGGTGCACCAGGTGGTCAACGTCCTGGGCGTGGTCGGGGTGGCGCTGCCGGTCTGGTACTTCACCCGGCTGCGGCGGGACCGCGAGCTCGCCGAGGTGGAGCGCACCCGGCTGTCGGCCTTCATGTGGTTCTTCATCGCCTCGGCCGTGTTCTGGATGATCTACGACCAGTCCGGCTCGACCCTCTCGCAGTTCGCCAACACCAAGACCGACCGCACGGTGTTCGGCTTCAGCTTCCCCTCCAGCTGGTTCAACTCGGTCAACCCGCTCTTCATCATCCTGCTCGCCCCGCTCTTCGCCTGGGCCTGGCAGTGGCTGACCCTGCGGGGGCGCAACCCCTCCACCCCGGTCAAGTTCGCCACCGCCCTGCTGCTGATCGGCGCCTCCTTCGGTCTGATGGGCCTGGCCTCGCTGGCCGCCTCGGGCGGCACCCTGGTCTCGCCGTTCTGGCTGGTCGGCGTCTACTTCGTGCAGACGGTGGCCGAGCTCTGCCTCTCCCCGGTCGGCCTCTCGCTGACCACCAAGCTGGCCCCGGCCAAGTACGTGAGCCAGATGCTGGGCCTCTGGTTCCTGGCCACGGCCACCGGCGACGCGGTGGCGGGGTGGACCACGCAGCTGCAGAAGGCGGTCAGCGCCGACGCGTACTTCTACCTGCAGGGCGGGCTGGCCGCCCTCTGCGGGGTGGCCTTCTACCTGGCCGCGGGCCGGATCCGGCGGCTGATGGGGTCTGTGAACTAG
- a CDS encoding Uma2 family endonuclease, whose protein sequence is MDYQRLRSVADELMEQYGDLASKVEIRDGEITMMMSPSAPHELNAMRLRRQLDRQLTGDLVAHTGGDVEDPVLGILRRPDLLVVSEADLEQAEDSIDPRILHLVAEIVSPSNHTNDYQEKMQDYPAMGIPLYLLVDPRKGTVTVCSDPADGPDGPRYRATHDYAFGDAVQVGPWTVDSSEFKLYAPR, encoded by the coding sequence ATGGACTACCAGCGCCTGCGTTCCGTTGCCGACGAGCTCATGGAGCAGTACGGCGACCTCGCCAGCAAAGTTGAGATTCGAGACGGCGAGATCACGATGATGATGTCGCCGTCGGCTCCACACGAACTCAACGCGATGCGGCTCCGTCGCCAGCTCGACCGACAACTCACCGGAGACCTGGTCGCTCACACCGGCGGCGATGTAGAGGACCCGGTGCTCGGCATACTGCGCCGGCCCGATCTGCTGGTCGTCTCCGAGGCTGACCTGGAGCAAGCGGAGGACTCCATCGACCCCCGCATCCTCCACCTGGTCGCCGAGATCGTCTCGCCGTCGAACCACACCAACGACTACCAGGAGAAGATGCAGGATTACCCCGCCATGGGTATCCCGCTCTACCTTCTCGTCGACCCCCGCAAGGGCACCGTGACCGTCTGCTCCGACCCGGCCGACGGGCCCGACGGCCCCCGGTACCGCGCCACCCATGACTACGCCTTCGGCGACGCCGTGCAGGTCGGCCCGTGGACCGTCGACTCCTCCGAGTTCAAGCTCTACGCGCCCCGCTGA